The genomic stretch tttacaataaataaatcttaagtGGGAATTAAATACGTTAGTGCGTAGGTAATGTATCCAGACATcgaagagataaaatatttgataggATCTTATTTCGTTAGTAGTCCGCTTCAAACAATCTTTTTACATTAGCCCTttgttcaaaaatgttttaacttATTAACCTTGCTACTATTATCAATCATGCTTTTATAAGAAAATTTCATATCCTACAGGATAGACTATCGGTTGGAGAATATACTCTGAAAGTTATCTTTAAAGTTTAGGGGTGTAGGATAATTGGGGCAGAAATTGTACTTTCCTctcaagtttaaataaaaacttatttttattacttatgtaaACCTCATTCATAGAACTTTACATATATTAAGTTTTCCCTCAGTTTTCGCCTGAGGTTTTCTCACATCATCAGATTTCATAGACAATAATTCATGAAAAACGATGTCACCAAATATAACAAAGGGGATGCAAacgcaaataaataattggcAACTTGGCATCAAACAGAATCTTACAAAATGTGAAACAGTTCAAAAGCATTTTCTCAAATATTTAACAGAAAAAGTTCTTAACTCGAAATCGGCTATGTCTACATCATAAAACGAGTGTGAATCTGACTATTTCCAGTATGGCGGTGGTTGTGCTAATGAGATGGAATCGCCGTGGTATTCAACATTTGGACAGCCTATGATTTATTACTCCCGTGTTGTAAGTATGGGCCTAGAAAACCTTGATTAATGATCGGTAGTAGGTACCAGATTCAATAGCTGTACTACCGtaacaaaaatttaagaatacatTGAACAAGTGGCTATTGAGTAATGCATTTTATTCAATTGAGGGGTTATCCAATTTAAGCTTATGTTTCGTTTTTAATTGGccaaattttgtatgttgggGTTGCCTGACTGGATATATTGAGACTTTTTATTTCGTTAAAACCTATTATATGAAGATGACAATATATGAATATCTgatgattaaatttaaatttaaatgaaaatgaaatttatttatttgtatgaacaaataaataaatttcattttcatttagaTTTAATATCACCGGTCATTATTGAAtgcattttttgttttcttgctTCAGCTACCGTTTCATCGTTGGCAAGGAAATAGACCAAGTGTAAAGGAAAAGCCGAATTGTTTCAAAAAGGCCTTTCATTGGTACACACAGGCAAGAACTTCTATCATTTTAAATACAAGTGTTTTCCCACGACTTCGATGTAGTACAACTTCTGATTTCCTTTATAAAATTCCATTCATTATTAATTCATTACATTCATTCGTAGTATTTTCATATCGCTAGGCATTTTTTCCGACTATTGTTGTTACTATCCTAAGTTTTGTAGCGTGTATTCTAGAAAACCTAACGACAAGAATTAGACTATCAAtgctgaaataaaatgttaaatttggTTATAGATTGGCATTTGGTTATAGATTGTGTAttgcattaatttaatttgtaaagtaGGTAGAAGAATTTTATAGTTGTTCTCGACAGCTGGTATTTTGCTAGTCAATTTTACTAATACAAATTACCAACGAGTCTCGATATATTATCAATACGCTcctttaatttgtatttacatattaatacaGTACCTAGTCCTACACACGACATAACATAGGTACAGTACAAAGTCCTAAATTTTTCATGAATATATCACGCTTCTCTTTAGGCaacgatttaataataaaaatcctttattgccatacactattgctaatacaagattaataactaaaagaatcatccattaatattaacaatatggcaaatggctgcaaactcagccttatgctgtgcattagcaacaatgctcagcgctgattttcagtctgtaccagtatccgactgagcaaacaaccgcgacgcccgagtaaatttaagaaagaaatttaaataaaagaaaaaaaaaatccaaataaactgtaaaagagagccaataaaactaaaactaacgcaaacttaaattaaacaagtaggtaaataaaagtaattaaaaaaaaaaatgaaaataaaatgaaatgaaattgtagaaaaaacaaaaaataaatacataacatatacataattctttgcatagacaaatctcgctgcttcaatttgtaagttaaggtataaattttttagcttgtgtttaaatactattccgccaagaatattatcacatgtacggaACGGAGGAGGAAGATCATTCCAGATCTTGGCCGCAGCGAATCGAAAGCAGCCCCTGAACCCTGCCTTTTTGTGTTTAGGGGTGGCTAGTTTCCATTTATTAATAACCCGCCTTGTATCATTATTTCTTTGCCAGTGCATTTTCTCGATTTAGTTAAAATATCCGCGAACATTAAATGAGTTGACAGTTATTTTAgcttaatttgtaaattttttacaaCATCTCTTATAAAGTGATGTTTTATATCAAAGTGCTTGCTCCGAGAATGAAAAACTGGATCATTGGCTAAGTGTTACAACctttgattcatcatcatcgggtgctattttctttaaattgaagTTTGGCGCTCAACATTCTAAAAGTTCCCTCCCTATACTATAAAGTTCCGCTTTCTTTGTTACCATTGCAAATGGTTCTAACTTAATTTCAGTTCTTCTTCATTCATTTCATAGAACGCCAAAATTAAAAGACACGAACTTCATAAACCTCCACTATCATTGACCTCCATTTACATCTCTTGATTTTGCTTTAATCTCTATCTCCTACTCTCACTTCAACCTCTTGCAGGTTGTCATCGACCCCTGGGGGTCCATATAGAGCACTTTGGATATCATTCTTCTTTGATCTTttagtgttattttatattctttactgATTGAATTCAAATATACCAAAACGatctataaataatttgttaaagGAGCGTAAACCTCTTATAAAAGGGCGCACGGATTCAAATAATATGAACAACGCTAAATTAAAAGGCTTCGCCGCCTGGCTGGATGAGAAATATAATGAGTATCTACAGGCGGGTCGGATTGAgagaaacaaatatatattgacGCAAACCTCCACGGTTGAGATAGATAACACGACAGACTGGTAAGCGTAATTTTAATTCCCCTTTGAAAATAACGCTTTACAGCAGCCCTATAAAAGTTctctaaataaaaatgtgtcactcggaaaaatgtaataattttgataataccaGATACTGTTGAggcttttaataattgtaacGGACAATAAACCCACACACATGAATATCATGAACACATGAAAAAACCCACTCCTTTTTCTGGACagtcatataataataaagaatttgttaCTACTACACCGCATATCACAAAGCCGCTGTAGGGTTTTAATAGTGACTCGATGCCACCTCGCCGCACGTATTAATTCATATACTTTGGCTAAGTATGCATTATTTTCGTAAAAATGCGTAATCCGTCAGTCGGTCGAGTTTCAATTCAGCCGACTGACAGACAGTGAATTTGTGCGGTATTCCCCGTCTGTCTGTGacatctgcacggctagcataagtaggagacaaaaaaatatttcctctgATTATAACGTCTGATAAGGGATAAAATGCTCTTGTCCACGTGCCTAAGCACGGCAGCAGGGGgacaggagaagtttaccccgtttaatattacttgcatattattttgatattatttccgcCCGAGTGCCTATgctcggagagtggataaaacagtggaagaagataaatattttgttgtccTTTCCCCGTCGAGAAAAATGTTTAGTTAGCAGTAAGACATTTACCTACAGATCGATGGTGATGATTTTTTAACAGCTCACGCTTATGAAGTTTCGTATTGATTGAGTTcaaatttcatacaatttattGTACTTGAATGAGTTTTAAAAGTACAATTGTAATTCATGGACGGGTACCATACCCTTAGTGATGTGCCACTATCTCTGTACCATAACATCGATTCTGCACGAGGCTGAACTGATCTTTTATATATGAGGTTGGAACATTATAAAAGCCTAATCTGATACGTAGAAATGCATCTTTTACTTTCTGAAAGACATTTAATATGGTtggcaaaattattttaattatttaattatctttcaaattttatatttaatacgtAAGTGTGAGGCTGAGTATGTATGTGTACCTAATGAGTTAGACAGGAAACGAATGGATGCGTCATTACCCCCCCTGCGTGCGTGCTAATCGTGGTAGGCTGGCTTTGCTTGTGGGCCGGTACTTCTTCCTCATAAAATCTACAAACAGAGTATTAATTGCTGTCTCATTTTACAACTATTATTGATGTTCGTTTGCCAGAAATGTCACTAAATTATTATCTGTTGCgcaataaatatacattatttaacgaaaaaaagattaatcttatttttataataattattatcatgaaattaattttaagcttAAACAGCAAGTTGTCcttaattattgttgttttttacttgtttgattaattatttaaattaatatcagaTGTAACAGTTTTAACGAAATTTCGATTTTTAAACTTACAGCGATCGCTTCATTCAACCAGCAACGCAATGCAAAAGGGTTAAAAGGTACAAAGGCAAATACCTATTCTTCTTTTTTCCTCATTGGTCTAGTGATAAGCATGTTTAACTCCCGATCACGAGGTCATACGAGGGTTAGGTGAAAACTTGCTAGTTATTAGGTTTCTTGTAAACCATCTCGGAGTTGGGAAACCGGTGCCGCGGCAAACTTGTTAAGCTATCTATCCCGGTCTTTTAACTTAATTGTGTTAAAAGTCACTAAAGCTAATCGCTTCTAGGTTTTTCTAGCCCACCAACCGGCATTGGGGAAGCGTggcgggtctatgctctaaaaccatctaTCCTATGAGATAGGAGGCTCGTGCCCAGTTAGTTTTTTGCCCAACCCTGGAATACATTCCACCCAAGACTTCGCCATTCTTACTTAAACATGCTAGGCATTAGATAACTAATAGGTAACACACGTAAAGACAaccagatgttataaaatgccTTAAAATATTTCAGCCCGTGGAAGAaacgtagaaaatatttaaactcgAGAGAAAAGGGCGATATTATtatgaagtaagtatattatttacctacggccttaaccccttctcattttgggaggagacccgtgccctgtagtgggctgataatgggtCGACATGAAGTACATTTAAAAgtaagattttttatatttattcgcTAGGGGAAAGATAACGAATATGCGCTAACTCCTTTATCCGCTGGACAAAGTTAATAAGTCCTCGAATGCAATCTCCCCTGATCATacatgatgatgcagtctgttGACTTCATATGCAAGTGGCGAGTTAcgggtatggcaattatattaagcccatacacGGCTTCTGCGCGgaatcataccggaacgctaaatcgcttgtctTTATCGGTAAAACATACCCCGAAGAACAATTTGGTGAAATCTTCCATAAAATCCGCTTGAATAAGTGATTTCAAACATTCTtataatgtttgttatttatttatataagcgATGCACCATTCTCACATTTTCATTGTTATCATACCTACTGTATATTTTATCGGTTCTAGATCCAATAAGAGTATCGAGATTCTTTTAAAACCCAAATATTGGTCCCGTCCTGCTTCGGAATGCTGccaaaggtaataaataaataatcacttaAATTTTCAAAGAAACTTTTCAGAACTTTGCAGGCAAGTCTTTAGAAATATTTCGAAATGAAGACCGACCTCATAAGCCAAAGATCGGGTTATGTAGGATATTACTCACTAAAACACCCTCGGAGGCTCTCCTCAGCGTATACAGGATAGCTTCGGGATGTTTTATAAACGCCCGTGCCAATGCctgccaaagaaaaaaaatacttaattacacAACCTCTGTCTTGTACTTCTGCTATGGGCTTCGGCAAGCTGCCGTCTTCACAGGGTCGTAAGGAAATATGGTTAAGGGAATTGCAAGTTTCCCACTGTTGCAACTCATGAactcaattaattaatcataTATTAGTGATAATGTCTGGCACCGACGGCTTAAGGTTATTTCTATACGACTGCCTCGTTGATCTCGTGGTAAGCCATTTCGACGAAGTCACGAAACGTGAAGATCACGAAGTCCTAGATTCAATCCTCGGGGCGGGCCAATGAGTATTAGGTTTTCTAACAATAACTTCTCTGTAGCTTGGAGTTTCTTATTTGGCGGTGATGCACCCcggtgcctcggagagcacgttacgcTGTCCAACCTGCGTATGAGATCTTTCGGTCTTGCCGTAGCGTTCACCTGTGTTTAAGCGCTCACTTGTGCACTACATATCTTCCGCGTAGTTGGAATACGTTTCTGGAGTTTGACCACCATGGAAAAAATTGGTCATCGAAAACTGTTTTTTGTATTGCTCTCAGAAGGTGTCCGTAGTggtgacaccgccaatttcctgaCTCCGGGCTGATACTGagaattttaacagaaaaacacaaTAGTTACCTATTACTAGCCCGACCTCGGAACCGACCCCAGAATTTCTTGATCCATAGTTGAACATGATAATGAACGGAACGTGGCAGTTAAGATCCATGTGATATCGCAAACAACAATTTAAGAACATCACAACAGCGCATTGCGAAAATtgcatattataaaatttaggtCGCATTGCAATGCGACGAGCGTCTTTCTTATATTCAAATTCGAAGCTTCAATTACATGCCGCTCGTAGAATGTCATCGCTGATAGTGTATGAATGAAATCCATTTATCACGCCCGAGGTTCGCTATTCAATTAGTTGTGAACATGTGATGCGGTCCATAGCATCCTGTCTCGTTAATTTAGTGGTTAGCATTGTTGACTATGGATTACAAGACCCTGGGATAGATACATGAAATGGGAGAAAAATCTCTAGATTTTGGCTTTTGTTGTCAAGACATTTCTTCAGCACCAGAGCTGTGATTACAAAGGTAGTGATTTTAATCAAATGTTAGTGATAAAGAATGCGACCGATAGTTTCACATGTTTAACACGGCACAGAGCAAATTACCAAAGGGTTTCAAACCCCTTTATTTTGTCTTATCAACGCGTCTTCTATGTTCAGTATTTCACACTGACAGAAAAATTCTTCTAACGTGTCAGATttcctaaatatatttttaaagattttctgAGTTGTCCTAAAGAGAGTTCGTAAAGATTTTCTGATGGCACCATGAACACTCATGGTCACTAATCATTACTcgtaaatgcaaaagtgtgtttgtttgtccttacttcacgCTCTGACAaagcaactaatcaacttggTGTTTGGCATATAGTTGGTTGAAAAGACGTATTGTCGTATAAGCTACTTTTTTCCAGCAAAAGAAACGATTTATTGCCATCGAGATTTGTAAAAACGCAGGAAATAGCTAAGTGCAACAGCTAGGAgcgacttaaattataaatttggcCTGCCACAGAGATCGAGCATCGGGGCTCGTGTACTTTAATTACTATGACCCACGAGGCAATTATAGAGACATTACCGTCGATAAAGGAGCCGAAATATCGTTCGTGTTTGAGAAAGGCGTTCGCTCTTCACCGGCCATTAACATCACGTATTCACATCTACAGAACCAAGGTCCACTCATGCTGCAATCGCTCAAACAGCACCGTCGTCGAATCCAATGCAAGCACGCGATCTAGAGTTGCGAAACCCAAGTCGCAAAGTTTGACTAGCATAGTTAAAGAGAGGGATATACACATAATGCCCTTCGATATTCCTGACTATTACGCTAATATAAGTCAAGtcagttttattatacttatactttagttctacttatttttaaattgtatttttattaaacttatatttctatattattagtatttgtattagctatttatatattattgctATATATAGTtgatgtatgaatgaatgaatgaatgaatgaatgaatacacttttattgtacaccacataaacataacaaattaacagtaaaaatttaacaaaaggtatacaatttggcggccttatcgctacatagcgatctcttccaggcaaccaaaggcgttaaaaacagctcaagaagagagctatgatgtagtttatgttatgacagaatgtttccataatcattttcttctttcattaagggttgtctggaggataTCGCttatagcgataagaccgcctttgcgaatttgaatttttcttggatttctgttttcaatatatattatcttattccttaattgtgtgcaataaagaatttatctatctatctttttgCACAAAACCGTGCTATGATAGTCTTTACTGAGTTGATCTGACCACTTGGTCTTACCATAAAACCTCCACGTGAAAAAGCTCAAAAAATGCCCACAAGAACTTAGCTgggtattcattttattatgacCATGTTCTCTTAACAGTtatcttatttttatcttaacTAGCAAGCGACTCTATACTTACTCCTATTACAATCCACCAAATAACAATTCATAAATATTGaagataagaatttaaaaaaaaattacaatttaattcaCCCGCCTATGGGGCTGTATCAAGATTTTGATCTATTTCACAATAGTGTCACGTAACTGCCTCTTCGGTCTAGTACTCGTAGTTAGCATGCTCAAGAAGGGACCTCGaaatcctgggttcgattcctgggttGGAACAAGATTCGTTTTTGTATCTACCcccttgcctcggagagcacgcttAGATatcggttattatcactgacAAGTGATaacaatcgttaaagcccaccaactagcattagagcagcgtggtgttCCTATGCTCTCAAAACCTCCCTTCCATGAGAGGGGAAGTCTGTGCCCAGCAGATGAACTTCAATAGGCTGATACTATGTTTTAACTTATAGAGTATAGTAGTAGCAAAATAGTGCAATTATTTACCACAAATATCACAATGAACGGtttagcactatttttagatatttcaaATCAATTTCATTTTAGATTTGTGCGCAGGGCAATTGACACCATTTATCTTGTTTAATATAGAAGAAGTAATTTGCTACTCCCGAGGTCAAGGCTAGTGTGACACAAAATGAGCAGCAGCAGCAAACAGCACCTGATTATGTTCAacataagaaagaaagaagttaCCCAGCGACTTCAACGCGAACTGAGAACAATGAAGCTGCATTTTTAACTCCTGTTAACGATAGTGTCCAAACTTTGGACCATTCGATCAACCTTGTAagttatttatcatttttatgaTGTTGCACataatcaaaattttatatcaagGATTTTTACTCAATAACTGCGAGTAGAAGGTAATTTTTTTCGTAAAGTTTACTGGTCGTGAGGCATATAATTTGCTGGACAATTTAGACAATGTTGCAACCGCAAGATTCATTATAAAGACTTTTTATAAAGCATCTTTGATATGATATCATCAGTGaattacgagtatatactaAGGATTTGAccatcaatttaattaattttaataaattcaaaaataacattatttattaatcaactGTTGTATATTTTCAGAACAAGAACTCTGAATATCCCTTATTCGTGAAAATCGTtcgtgtataaaattaaaagagcaTTAATAGCTTTGTCAttttgtaaatgtaaaaaattaatgtggaaaattaaaaaaaataacaacaaacaatACAGcactttatttacaaaacttaaatcatttatttacaaaagatatggcaaaataatcataacattAATTAGGTACACCATACGAGGTAGATGGTGGGGTTCGTAAGAAACCAATATTGCTAGTTGAACCAATTGATTGACTGCCTTGATATGACGAACTAGAACTTGAAGCTGATCCTTGAGATAACTGTAAATTCTGTCCTCTAGACAAACTTTCTACAGGGGAATTTTGTACGAACGATAAGATTTCAAGGCTGGGTTGAACATTGCCTAAGGACACTCCTGATACTAGGGACTGGTATCCTGCGTTTTTAGCTATTGATTGCTCGTTGtctcttaatatattttgtactctGGTAATAACCGTATCGTCAAGTGGTCCATTAAATTGACCTTGGGAATTGTATTGGTTAGAATCCGCCTGGTAGCTGGATTGTTGAGGTATCGATTGTATTGATTGTGATGAAAAACGTGCGTTGTACTGTTGCTGCGATTGTTGGGATGAGTATTGGTTTTGTTGTTGTTGATAATATTGCTGAAGGTTGGGTTGGTAGATGGGTTGTTGAGGGATTATAGGAGATAGGTTACGAATAGGTGGTACTCCAAAACTCGCGCGAGGTTGTGCAATTAATTGCGGTTGGGGTATCAGTTGCTGTTGGGGTATTGATTGCTGTTGGCGGATGGGTTGTTGTTGAGGTATGGGTAGTAATTCGGGGATTTGTTGAGGTTGTGACTGCTGCGTTGGTTGTGGTTGTGGTGGACCATAAGATGAACTGGATATAGATGTTGGTGTAGGTTGAGGCTGTGGGATTGTCTGTGGTTGTGGGGATGGTTGTGGGGATGGTTGTGGAGATGGTTGTGATTGCGGAGGGCCATAAGATGGACTGGGTTCAGGAATTGATAATGGTTGTGGTGACGGCTGAGGGGACGTTTGCGGTGATGTTTGCGGTATTAACACAGTAGGAGTAGGTTGAGGCAATGATGAAGGGCCGTATGAAGAACTAATTTGGGGAGTCGATGTTGGTTGAGGTTGCGTAGATGACTGCTGTTCTGGTTGGAAGGTTGACAGAGTTGGTGATATAAAAAGCGGCtgtggttgtggttgtggttgGGTTGATGACTGTGGTTGTGGTGACGATTGTGGTTCCGGTTGCAAAGTTGATTGCGGCTGTGATAAGAACGGTGATAACGAAGAGGATTGCTGAAGTGGTTGGAAGGTCGGTTGCGCTGGTGTTATGGTTATCGTTTGTGCAGTTGGTACGGACTGAACAAGGGCTGATGATCTTACATCGATAGGTGGGTATTCAGGTTTAGGCTGCGGTTGCggttgtggttgtggttgtggttgGGGATAGTTATAACCAGGCTGTGCTTGGGGTTGTGGTTGCGGTAGTGGATAATTGTAATTATTCTGTTGTTGTTGTTGCAGTTGCGGTTGAGGATAGTTGTAGCcgttttgttgttgttgttgtagcAGTTGTGGTCGGAAATGCTGTTGAGGGTAATTGTAACCAAATTGCGGTTGTTGTTGTATTTGTGGCCTTGGCTGTATATAGTTATAGCCAAGTTGCTGCCTTTGTGATTGTTGGTAGTTGTAACCAGATTGAGCTTGTAGTTGCGGTTGTGGGTAGTTGTAACCAGATTGCGATTGTCCCTGCTGTGGGAATGGGTTAAAGGAATTGTACCGCGGCTCGGCAACCGCGGTGATAACCAACGCGAGTAGTACTACCTGCCaacaataaagaaatacttatgataaaaataattttaaagatacACTTTCCAAGTGACTTAATCCCATCACTTTTTcaagcagttttattttaacattgttgacattttttattagaattcatgtaacatttcataattttaataaaagaacgTCAAAATATGtccaataaaagtaaaatatcgtATAATAATATAGAGAGCGCTGTGGtcctatttataatttctgaattttccctggtctggactggtgggaggcttaggccgtggcGAGTTACAATTCTATCTTCAAAGACGTGCCTAGAAAAAAACTCGATTCCCTGAAGTTgggcaaagaatactttttattccaaaaaagtCCCGGGTGACCATGTTTGTCGGACTTAATCACATGGCCTTTTTCAGGTGTATGCTCTGCTTCAATGGTAAActcataatttttaaagtttaaacaatgatTGCTATCACCAGGAGGAGGTAGGACATATGATTTTGTTTATCCCGGGAATACCCCGGTCGCGACAGGATTGTGGTTGTTGCGATAAGTGTTGGTTTTGTCGCTGTGTATAATATTCCTGAAAGTAAGATTGGTACATGGGGTTTAGGAATCATAGGAATTATAGAGACGAGTTACGAATAAGCGGTAGTCCAAAACATGCAAAAGGTCTTAATTGCGGTTGGTGTATCAGTTTCTTAAGGGGTATTTTGTACGGAAAAATGCGTTAAAAGTGGCGGGAACTAGCGTAAGTTAGTAAAATGAATGGCAGAATATGGCGTGCTGAAGTGGTGAGATATATTATTCTGTCAATGATGACCTTAAACTCCGCGCAGATGAGCGGCCTTTCtcctaataaaaacttaattatctgtagccttagtacaagacaagtcgttttcgagtatggaaatactcaaaacatcagagtaaaattttattagaagcCTATAACTCTTTGCCTCGGACGGAGGTTTTGACGAAACAGAAGTACAGAATTTGCGATTCTAAAAAGGGtttattaggtacattttactttgacgatacagagtttgatatgcgaaaacgctCGATTGCTGCGATGAGCGAGT from Pararge aegeria chromosome 4, ilParAegt1.1, whole genome shotgun sequence encodes the following:
- the LOC120637948 gene encoding mediator of RNA polymerase II transcription subunit 15-like, giving the protein MNAVVLLALVITAVAEPRYNSFNPFPQQGQSQSGYNYPQPQLQAQSGYNYQQSQRQQLGYNYIQPRPQIQQQPQFGYNYPQQHFRPQLLQQQQQNGYNYPQPQLQQQQQNNYNYPLPQPQPQAQPGYNYPQPQPQPQPQPQPKPEYPPIDVRSSALVQSVPTAQTITITPAQPTFQPLQQSSSLSPFLSQPQSTLQPEPQSSPQPQSSTQPQPQPQPLFISPTLSTFQPEQQSSTQPQPTSTPQISSSYGPSSLPQPTPTVLIPQTSPQTSPQPSPQPLSIPEPSPSYGPPQSQPSPQPSPQPSPQPQTIPQPQPTPTSISSSSYGPPQPQPTQQSQPQQIPELLPIPQQQPIRQQQSIPQQQLIPQPQLIAQPRASFGVPPIRNLSPIIPQQPIYQPNLQQYYQQQQNQYSSQQSQQQYNARFSSQSIQSIPQQSSYQADSNQYNSQGQFNGPLDDTVITRVQNILRDNEQSIAKNAGYQSLVSGVSLGNVQPSLEILSFVQNSPVESLSRGQNLQLSQGSASSSSSSYQGSQSIGSTSNIGFLRTPPSTSYGVPN